Sequence from the Phragmites australis chromosome 6, lpPhrAust1.1, whole genome shotgun sequence genome:
TAAATCTACTTACCTCGTCCCTTGAATCATCGCTGGAAAGTCCATCGCCAAAATCTACCCAATCGATCACCGGCTTGTCaggaagagaggtaaagttgttgtagaacccctcatccaaaaCACCAGTTTTCGACGAAGCTTTAAGCGATGTCGACGGTATGTCGTGTATAGACTCTTTATCtccttttgtcatgatccccacggacaGCACCAGCTGTCGACAATACGTAAATCGTCGATCTAATGCGGCCGGTCGATGTGGCTGATGATGTGGCAGGCGGACGGCGTCACATCGGCTAACTATACCGTTAAGACTCATAAAATTCGGTGCGTCAAATCAAGATCCAACGGCCGAGATTAAACCTCACTGAACGGGTACATAATATTTAATCGTGATCGTTTGAAGAAGATCGGATGGCTACAGCTTTACCTCTGTCGACGATTCGTAAATCGtcgatctaatgaacttgttgaagaatagggggatgctttgagtaaaCGAATCACAGGGGAAACACACAGAgatttttggacaggttcgatCCTCCTTGAGGacaataaccctacgtcatgtttgtATTATATTGATCTGATCCTGTTACAAGATAGTCTAGTTAGCCTAGATGAGTCTAAACCTAGTCAGCGACTTCTTTcttggcttctgttggcttgtatggaaataaccctacgtcatgtttgtATTATATTGATATGATCCTATTATAAGATAGTCTAGTTAGCCTAGATGAGTCTAAACCTAGACGGCGACTTCTTTCTTGGCTTCTGTTAGCTTGTATGGGCTTGTGGAACTCGTATCGCTTGACTCGACCTATTCTGGCTTGCCCTTCCGCAGGGTCCCTctgttccatatatatataggggtgtcGCACGCCCTCCGAACTCTTctttcctattcttggagataaatgtTCCCAGTTACGAGACGTATCGGGTACCTTcgagtagtttcctttcttgtggggatccccttcccagagataaagatatacctcGGGAATTATGGGAAACCCTGGGGTGCCGGGATATGgtactatccattattcatcgtcaaccTCGCTGACCTCCGTCAAGAAGACGACAGCGAGGAGTGAATCCATGGCGGTGCTTCGCCGGAGAAGCCTCGAGATGACATCTTCGTGCTCTGAACTCACCGACGAGCGATGGAACAACACCAGCAAGTCACCATGAACACATCTAGGGGACACGTCATCCTCGGTGAAGGCTCGGCGAAGGCGGCGACAGTTAAAGGCGGCGATGTCTCTCTGCTCTCATCACGGATGTGGTTCTAAGCGCGGTCGAGCTCCTGTGTCTTAGGCGAAAGATTGGTGATGCTCTCGGGGTGTTGTAGGGCTTGCTTTATATACACAGGATGCCGAGAGGACTTGTAATCGAGTTGGATTCGATTATGGAAGGTGGCGGTGAACCAAACTCTAATTCCACGATTCAAACGAACTCGGCTTCCTACCTCTTGGGCAAAAGCTCGCGTATGGTCTGTGGATTCTTTCCCCTCTTGATCTGCGGCTTATCTCTAGCCCTTTAGTAGATGTAGGCGATCAACAACCATCGAGTTCAAGCCGACAAGTCGATTAGCGTTGTAGATGAAGCAGCACCTCGATGATATCCACACGTCCTAGGGTGAAACATCGCGTGTCAGTGTGCTAGTACCGCATGCACGACTAGGTTTCGAGAGGTTGGTTGGAGGGGgagcggctagggtttggagtgGCAGAATCGTACGTGTCATCACCCTACGCCTCCCTTTATATAGATCCCACTAATGGGCTTCCACATTTGTGGCCCATTAGGATTATAATCCCTAATGAATGTCGATCCCATCAAACCCATTAACGGATTCAATTCATATATGTTGTTTCAACTCATTAAATGTGTgccccgttaggttcatgtatacATGGTATAACTCAAAAATTcttttccaaaccgaaatcaacaGTGGTCCCTAGCAGGGCATATTGACTCCTAAGTATATATAAAGATCATACCGGCTGAACCTTGATTTACACACACATCAATATATTTGTCTCACGATATGAGTTAAGCTTAACATGATACACGTGCCATCCTCATGATAGCTTAATCAATTACTCAATCTTGTAGTGGATTACTAAACTCATGATTAAtactttaatcatattggtatggtcATACACTTTCTAATCCAATTATATTGAGGGGCTCAAAGATATCTCTCTTGTTATATACGAGGGGCAAATTCTGTCTTGGTCGCTCACACTCTACGACATGTTTTATGGCAAACCCGAACACTATATATTTCTGAgaattaatgataatatcagATCTAAAGATCATGTAGGTACACCATCAAAattacaactgatggcacatcatataaCAATCTAAACAGTATcttaagataaatctatttaaTACCATGTTCTCTAATATGTGTTCATATTATTAATTTGATATACCTATAAATATGATCctcaatcaatatatgtattagtctataaatcattattgtctcacataataatataaaattagagatcatttagaataatatCGTAATAAAATAAAGAGTTTGATTCGGAGGTTGGGTGACAAATTTAGTGGCTAACGTCTAATATAGCTACAAATATAGCTAATGTATAATGTTAGACGTGGCAAATTTCCTGCGGAGAAATTAGCCAACGTGCCTTAATTTCCTGCGGAGAAATTAGCCAACCCAGCCCAGGCACGTTCGCGTCCTtttaccaccaccaccacctatgCCTACCAAGTCTCGGGGGTTgggggaaaaagaaagaaaaagcccTAGcgaggccgccgccgtcgtgctGCCTTGCCGAGGGAATCGAgcgagagggagggagaaacAGGAGGAGCGCACGGGAGAATGGAAACGATTGGCGCAAGGACTAGGCGAGAGATAGAGGGATAGGGAGATCGATGGCTTCCACCCTGTTTCGCACGTCGACCCTCCAGGGAAGCGCCTTCCGCCGTGTCCTCTCAGCAGCGGCCGCGGCTGCGCCTTCAGGTGGGGAGGGGCTGACAGCCCACCGGGCTGCCCCGCTCCGCCGCCTCTTTCACTCGGGCGCTCCAGGTGATCAGCCTCCCAAGTCTCTAGATGAGAAGGTAAATTTTCCAGTTTCCCCCTTTTGGTTTCCTTATCTCTTTTCTATCTTCGCCTCCTCATAGATCAGCCACAAGGAGCTCCCTTTCTTGCTTGATCTCGTAGATCATCCACAAGGAGCTCCCTTGTGGAAAAATAGGCAGCTTCTCAGTTCGTGGTGCCTAGCAATGTACAGTTGATCCATCCACCAAGCAAcgtgaaccaatagctctctcCCTCAACGACCAGAGGGGGATTTTAAGTTTACCGCTATCTTAGTTTCCTATATATTGTTCATGTAAGGTTATTTTCCTATACTTTGTTCATGTTAGGTAATTTAGACCCTTGAGTTGATGTCTATAGTACGCCTCTTGTCCCTTCACCAACCAAATCATATATCTGTTGTTTGGgacttgcttgggactaaaaggctCTGTTGTTGTTGTCAAGGTTTTTCATTTGAGGTTTTCAGCCACATAGGCAAATAGATGTTTCATAATCTTTTGTGTTGCAGTTGAGGTTTTCCAGTAGCATGGGCAAGTATTTGtggcttgtttggtttgagtGGGTTGGTAATGGATCATCCGATCCTAGCTCCGAACCAAATTtccttgtttggtttgaggaatgTGATGGGTTGATCCCATCAAAATTCATAGGATGATCTCATGATAGATCATTCCATCTAGGATCAATTGACTCCTCAAACCAGACACATCATACTATCTTGACAAATATTATTTCAGGTTTGCACTATGTTTGCCAGATGGGTTTTGGGGCTTAAATCTTATCGATCGGTTCAAGTTTTTGTTCAAGAGTATCTTGTACTTCGTTTTTTACCCTTGCTCAACATGAAAACTAGGAATAAGTTGAGTGCTTGAGCAGACTGTTGTATTTACTGCGTGACATAATTATTGGATAGTAATGTTTTTGTTGCAATATGACTGCTAATCACAAGAGTAGCATCAACTCCCAGAAATTAGATCAGTTTGACTTCTAGTATTATAAAGGTCTGAGTGCAGTTTCAAGTTAATGCCTAAAAGTTCCACatctttaattattttgaaGGTTTACAAGGTTGATCAGATGCAAAGGCAAGTGGATGAACTAAATAAGCTAATTGAACGGGATATCTATGAACTACTGGAGCGGTACAAAAATTTCCAGACTGAAGACCATGGCTATTTTGAGAGGTATTTTGTTCAGTCTTTCACGGGTTATTCATTAAAGATGTGGACtcatatcatatatatgcacTCTTCCAGGTTTCTGACCAGATGTGGGATGGCCAAAAGCAAATTTCGAGATGATTTCATTTGGCGCTGTGAGATTGCAACTCTGTTTGTTCTATCCGCCGGGGTCGGTTGCCTGCTAGCTGATATAAGGTCTTAAAAAGCGATTATATAACATGAATACCGAGTGGAAAAGCATGTTACAAAACACTTTGCGCCTGCTTGGCTTGCATGGATTGGGACTTCTGTAAAGCATATAAGCTTTCTAGTCTTTTTTGTATGAGCGCCACGGTAGACGTTGTGGCTGCTGTTGCCCGTTCCCTTGAATTCCCAGCATCTTGTTACGCTATCGCATTGCATGTGTTCCCTGGGAAAACATAGTAGCGTACACCGATTGTGTCTGAAATACCGATGGTAAGTTCTGTGAACACGAAGATATTTAGAGCTTGTTTTGCAGAGCTTTAACAAGGATTTTTAGTGCTGGTTATTcttagttttagaaattttttatttgatgttatgGACGGATTGAGGATAGATGTTATGGACAGATTGAGGGTATTTGGTTGAAacatcttattcttattttagaatgaaaatatatattaaattattttattttattctataaattttaaattctgTATGACGTAATCCGTTCTGGCACGTGAGCTGTGCCTCTAGCAGAGCATATGTAACACCTGTGATGGAGGAGAGCAAGAGGTCCACTGCTTTGATTAATAAGTGGGTACGTCAACCGTGGGACCCAGGTGAATGGCCAGAATAAGTCTAGTCATGTAATCTCGCTGGTGGCCACGAAAATTGTATCATAGTATATTTCTCCTAGAGTAATAGATTTGATTGAGATCCTctcaaaagaaaatagaaaatattgaGATTCATCTGGTTGGGCCTTGGGCAACGCTCCTAGACAAGAAATTACAGTCGAAGAGTTTTAATTGGACCTAATCTTGAGGAATTTCTGAGAGCTCGATTTtggagtttttatttttatattttttctattaaatatttaaataaatagactcctggTGACAAGATGTGTAGAAATAGTCGTCTACCGGTAAAGATGGCTACGGTGGTAGTGTCACcccttaccgtcctctcagagggcgggtaggcttagatttggtgaaatttgttttataattttacgTTTGTATTgcttaattaaaaaatagtacacATTCgttcggtgaaaaatatttgaaattgatatgttgcaaattttagatcaaaatggtaaaaaagtggCTAATACGGCATCATGGAgtagtgatattttggaaattgtGGATCGTTATAAATTTATCGATAtttgtttatgtatttgatgtaaattgtatcaataattttttagtgacgtaTTGGTggaaggatacaaaatctaattttgtgaacaaattatagaTATGAAGCACTTTTAGCATATTACCCAGCACGGAGGTTACAAACggtgataaacattacatgggacatacgGTGGCAGACATTACATTGGACCCTAACTACGAAGACACGACAATaaaaaaaggtggcatgtacgataCACATAAAGACCtacctaatagcgtgccgctaCTAATCCttacattagatgctctctaGTAAGTGCACTTAGAATATTTACCCTTTCTCAAAGTATCGGGGCCAGTCGCCTAAGCGCAACAggtcctctcccgcttccttgccctctctgCTTTGCGGGCTTGAGCCGTGGTATGGTCCtgcgttgccttcctcatgcgttCCTCTTCGTGCCGCTTCAACCGTAGtttctcctgctgttgctcgtactcccggcgtgcgtaagcttcccttctccaccgcatgctcatgtcgatccaccgcttctggtcttcattttgctcaatgtcgatccattcaatgaagtcacagataggtagaggagactggacaaataaaacaagataagagattagtaaaacaatgTGTGAAATCGGGAACAAGATGTGAAAAGTGCCATATGACTGATCTATGTCGTTATACCGATGGGTATTCATACGATCCATGTTgtggcttgtcgtattggtagttggcacatatgaagaagcgtaggccataggtatagaagatgtcctgggactcgcgaagcctacaaaggtcaccacagaagcacatcagtgGTTTGACCCTCTGGGGGATTTTtcatcccccaatgtttcttgggtgggcttggtgaagctgaggaatacattgcagttgagagagctgagaaatgagtggtgtatccatggatgaatgtggggttatttatggtggcggaGGGCAGGTGCATGGAGTGAGTGTATGAGCTTGGTGGGGGGCTGGAGCATTAGATTCCCTGTTCaagaatggaaaagttatggcattgatgctgggCAGAGATTACATGTGTCAAGacacatgtgttgtcatttaatttatggtgAAAGCTCtcccgtgtggtcacttctttcTACAGCATGCGCCAGGGCAGaggtattgtcatttcatggtcaAAGATGAGTCGTGCGGTCACTTTCGTGTCTACAGATTACGTCaagacagaggtgttgtcatttcatggttaaagttgagtcgtgcgGTCATTTCGTGTCTAAAACTAGACTACCGACAGAGATTTCGagtggtcacttcatgtataagtagctttgtaagaaatgctttTTTAGGTCcgtcgtgaacggttcatacgaAGCCAATGACGATAAAAACTAGTGTGTGGCcatgttggattaagaaatgcaactagcgtgcggtcacgttggaataagaaatgcagttatgacatggtaagtagaaCATAGAGAGTAGAcacgtccgaatatgtaagaatagtttgctaatcgaagatgcatcatgaaacggacatgtaagttacaaaagcaaaggtaCAATCTTACTGTTGTCTCCTCCGTTGCCGTCGGCCGGTCCCACCATCGTGATCCCCCTCACGTGCCctctagagtaggtcagggcatCGGGTAGACCAACCTGCCTGGcaggcctagtagggatcaaaggtgtcgaggcctcctcctgggtgtgctgtgtccgaagtggagcactggacAGTTGGGACTGCGCGACGACGTCatagtctggtgtgcccccgaagaagtccctcacaaGGTCAAACGGAgggtctggcccaggctcatcctcctgactcgggtatgacGACTGCGAAGGTTCCGCCGTCGTCCATGTGTATTGACTGGAGGGGCCTATGAACAgataaatttattagatacggaaaatgtgcaaataaaactatttgtataaaatgcaatattgtacctgtgtggtatgcaggtgcagcagTAGATGGCCAGGTGTGCGTGCCGTAGTAGGGGGCGAACGATGGAGGTACGACAGGTCGAGGTGCAACCGAAGACGACCCGCCCTCATCACCATAGTAACATGCGgaaaatattagatatactattgaatatattgaatacggcaatgtagtgtcgcccattacctgagaggcctGCAAGCGGTGAGGGTGTCGGCGCTGGGCTTGGTCTAGGTGGCAGCGTCGAggcgtgtgtaggtgcacctaatatttgtttaaaattaaTGCAAcagtaacaaaagaatattTCTAAACGCCTTGCGTATGAAATATCCGTACCTATTGTGTCCGGGCATATAGGGCATGGTCCAGGTGGCCGTGTGGGTGTCGGTCCTGGTGGATGACGTTacacatcagacctcctggacgactctgtgtggaccccactcgacctaGCAGGAGCACCGGCAACGTCTGCGGTGGATCAGCAAGAGGTAAGCTTCTAGAGCCCACgtggtcttgtcgaaaacccgcttgacaaaCCCCGCTACATCCGCGGCACTAAgctgcaccccttgcctgaggcggtccatggttccagccgcgtccctatggatatcataaatgatatcggcctctggaaacaaacaagaaatgagaTTTTCAGTTCATAGTCGCtcttatgggattatatgataaataaatgagatattaattacacataccgctaatgcagtGTCCTTGTCCTAATGGCTCGGGTAGGCCTTCGTAGTCAACGCGACGTGATGACGGACAATCTCTGGGTttaggtgacccgtgtacgtgtatgtggcacgtaccaccgtaggtactcctcgaagcCCAGCTCGTCGAAAGGACAAGCCTCCTAcacgacatcctcaagggcatgggacCATGCTGAGATGTATGACGCCAAGCGATCTGCCAAGAGGTTGCCACCCGGCTGTCCCTTTTGTGTATACCTACAAGTCAACCACATTAAATAGACTGTCAATGAGATGAATGCTATggattatttatttgattttagttacctgtgGACGTGACCTGGAATCGTGTGAACATTGATGAGGGGGAAAGCCTGGAAGCTTCCGAATTGCCTCATGACACagtggggtgagtactcctcgacgtagatgtcaaaGATGAGCGGCTTCTTcataagccagtactcctcgtcgcagCTACACAACGGAGATAGACTGAAAGGCGCACGGGCTTGGATGAACAAGTAGCTATAGGGGGTCCAGACCACGTCGTCTGGACGAAGACGGTCGAACTGCGACCTAAAAAGATCGTACGCTCTATGggcctgctcatgcgcccagtgcGACTGTGGAGAAACATAGTAAGAATCCAGAATAAAAACACGTGACAAGTGAAGCATTAAAATATTACGTACGTACTTGGCGttgacaccacagcgaggccatggtgggcccgtcctcctcgggctcgccATACCATTCCTCAAGGTACGGGGACTGGTCCACAATAGGCCGTCCTATCGCGAACCGCTCGTAAGACCACAGCTGCAGCAGTAGTGGGTACCCAACAAATATGGTTAGTGGCTCCTTCTTTGTGAACGCGTCACATaacgcccgatacgtcgcagcaaggacagcagaGGCCTAGCTCAACTGTGGGACATCATCGGGCTCCGCATCCAATA
This genomic interval carries:
- the LOC133922344 gene encoding uncharacterized protein LOC133922344 encodes the protein MASTLFRTSTLQGSAFRRVLSAAAAAAPSGGEGLTAHRAAPLRRLFHSGAPGDQPPKSLDEKVYKVDQMQRQVDELNKLIERDIYELLERYKNFQTEDHGYFERFLTRCGMAKSKFRDDFIWRCEIATLFVLSAGVGCLLADIRS